In a genomic window of Bacteroidota bacterium:
- the recR gene encoding recombination mediator RecR codes for MELQQYPSRLLEEAVNEFSKLPGIGNKTALRLVLHLLKQDKEQVMAFGNSMIQLRNQIKYCKICNNISDEEICNICADPHRDNAVVCVVEDIRDVMAIEKTHQFNGLYHVLGGIISPMDGIGPADLKIDTLDQRISGGGIKEIVLALSTTLEGDTTNYYLYKKLSKYDLLITSIARGIAVGDELEYADEVTLGRSIINRTPFGNSTPEK; via the coding sequence ATGGAATTACAACAATATCCTTCCCGTTTGTTGGAAGAAGCAGTCAATGAATTTTCAAAATTACCCGGCATTGGAAACAAAACTGCATTACGCCTGGTTCTTCACCTGTTGAAACAGGATAAGGAACAGGTGATGGCTTTTGGAAATTCCATGATACAATTGCGCAATCAAATCAAATATTGCAAAATCTGTAATAATATTTCTGATGAGGAAATTTGTAATATTTGTGCCGATCCGCACAGGGATAATGCTGTTGTCTGTGTAGTTGAAGACATCAGGGATGTGATGGCCATAGAAAAGACCCATCAGTTTAATGGTCTGTATCATGTTTTGGGGGGGATCATTTCCCCGATGGATGGAATTGGACCTGCTGATTTGAAAATTGATACCCTGGATCAAAGAATCAGCGGGGGGGGAATAAAGGAAATTGTTTTGGCTCTTAGTACCACCCTTGAAGGGGATACCACCAATTATTATTTATATAAAAAGCTGAGTAAATATGACCTGTTGATTACCTCCATTGCCAGGGGAATAGCTGTCGGCGATGAATTGGAGTATGCCGATGAGGTTACTTTAGGTCGTTCTATAATTAACCGTACTCCTTTTGGAAATTCTACGCCTGAGAAATAA